The Corvus moneduloides isolate bCorMon1 chromosome 20, bCorMon1.pri, whole genome shotgun sequence region agaaacagtTCTAAGAGATTACTCTGAGTAACCTGGACCCTCATCAGATGGCAGCCCTCAAACTTAGAGTTTGTTGGTGTCCTCTCCCCAAAAACAATGCAAAGATTCTCCCTTTATTACTCTAAATTTTTCTATGAAATATAACAAGCCTTGCTGTCCACACCATTATATGGCTGTGCTACCAACCTCCTTATCCCTTCTACCAACCTCTTTatccttttctctgcttctgcttttggcACTCTTGAGCTTCTTCTTGAAAAGTACTGCCTATTCTAAAAAACATTCCACTTTTAATGGATCATGTAGCACTCTAACCACTCCAGGATGTGGGTAATTGTAGGCAAGAGGAACAATGGGGTGCAGGTGTGGCCTGAATGGCTCTGTACCAACTGACTGTACAGCCTGACAATGCAGTTGCAATTTGTAACATGATGGTTTCATTACCAGTCCACGAACCACAGCCTCTGTGAGCCCTACCGTGTGTGGCACAGCTCTCCTTGACATCAGGACCTGAATAGAAATCTCTGACGAGGCATAGaactcacattaaaaaaaaaaaaatcaaaatcaattaAGTGCATGGTTGGATAAAATGAAACCCAACGGCCCATAATagggtgctgtgctggaggagagtCATGCCActgcctggctcccagctgcctgctctgccatTCTCCTTACTCATCCCTGTGGAACAGATCCACTCCTGGGCTTGTTTGTGGCTAATGTGTGTGTGACAGCCACCCTGAGAGCCACCAAGGGagaaagaggagctgctgcacctCAGCTAAAGAGCCAGGCTCTGGCTGAAACAAGCTGTTCCTGCTGGAGATTGCTGCCACAGGAGAATAACAATGCTCTCTCCCTAATGTCCATGCCTTTTGTTCGTGTGTCCCTGCTTGCCCTGGTGACAATTCCCCCTGTTCAGGAAGCCCTGACTTTTCCACATCAGCACTAAAACTAGGGATTCTGAAGCTGACTTACTGAACAGGTGGGTCTCCTGGGTTGGGCTGAAGCAGACAGTAGCAATGGGCTTTTTGTGAGCCTTTATCTCTCCGTAGCAGAAGTCGGCTGCCACATGGATCAGTTTGACaatccctctcctccctgcagctgccaagaTGTTGTGAGCTTTCTTGCGGTTGTCGCTGATTACCATCGTCAGGGTTGTCCATGCAACGCTGAAGAACTCCTgggacagaaggaaaacaaggctGGGGTGACAGAGAACAGCCAGCAGGGTGGTGGCTGTCACCTCAGAGAAAAGACAACTGTCACAAGTGCTACTCAGGTGAAATGACACCACTATTTAAGATGGAGCATCAAAACTCAAAACAGCTCTCAGAAGAATGCAAACTACAGAAAGAGGATGTTTATTCCTCTGTGCTGTCAAGCAGGCTCAGCAGCCAGACACACCTGTGTGAGGACTGGCAAGCTGATCTCTTaagctaataaaaaaataaacccaaaccagGCGAAAAGGATGAGCATGATATGTTTATTATCTATCTTCATCTTCTTAACATCTGTCCACACTAACACTTTCAGACCTCTTTGTAATATATATTATGCGTGTATGTAATTACTACTGTAATTACTACAGATATTCCCATTCAAGGCTTACCCTTCCCACTTGCAACCCACCTCTGTAGCCACCTTATACTTTTTCAGCACCGTCCCTGTCTCACAATCAATCAGACAGACAGATTCCCCTCCACAGGTTGCCACAGTTCTGGAGGAGCTCACAATGGGatctgaaagaggaaaataatggGTGAGAAGTTCCCAGGTTCAGGGATAACACATGAAGACTGCAGCTTATCACTGCCTGGTGCTCTCCCAGTCTCCTGTTTTCAAAATCAATGGAGAAATATGTAAGCAAGTCTCTTCCTGACAACGGAGACTACGGCTTGAAGGAGCAGGGGTCTAAGGCATGGAGTCCGCTGGGATTCCAGAGCCAGGTGGTTCTGGGAATCCTGCAAACCTCTTTAAGAGCTCACCTTTCCTGGCTCCAGAGTCTAGCACTGGCTCGAAGACACAGGACCAGAGCTGCGTTTTAAAATCCTCGCGGCTGTTGCCTTTACTGTgacactgaagaaaatgcaaTGGCTCTGCACTGACATCCTCCTACAATAAACCATCCACATTTAGAAAATTCATTCCCCTGACACGGTTTGCCTGTGATTGCCTTGACAGAACTCTCTACTGAACACAGCAATCTGAGTTAAACTCAAGTATTTTTCAGCCCTTCTGTGCTACGGAGAAGAGGAGAGACTGAGGTGCCACAATGCTCAAGAGTCCTAAAGCAGCAGGGAACTGTTTAGCAAAGATGTGCCCAGCAGACCCCAGCAGAGAACCCCATTTCCTACTGCAGAGAAGCGTGAAAAACCCTTTAGATCCCCACTGGCCTGAGCTGAGGGGGAAACACCTTTCCCCATACAGCCACTGGTTTGAGCTGAGAGCAAGGCTTGCCAGTCCCATTTCTAAGCACAGGCTTTCAGTGCACCACCTCAGAGCGCTGGTCCATCCATCCCCCAGAGGAGATTCACTGGCGTCTCCTGGGGGGTGCCTTCTCTCCCTTGATGCCTCTGAGAGATttaaaacaatgacaaaaaaaccaaaccaaaactcaCAATATATTTGGCCAACTATGAGCTCCAAGCTCTGTGCAGAGCTCTGAAGAAACCTGAAGGCAGCTCCTCCCACTAAACCAAGAGGCCCAAAGCCAGTCCCAAGGGGGCTGATGGACATACCTTGCGCTTGGAATTCTTCACTGGGGTCAAGGTAACCACGCCGTTGTCCTGCTCCTGGCTTTTCTGTTCCCCTGTCATCTGGCTGGATCTTCTGTTGCTTTGCCCCTTGGGAAACTGCTCTCCATTCTTCTGTGTCccttcagctccctgctcagggGTTGCCTCCTTGGCTGGTTGGTTCGATGTTCTCGGTTTGTCAGGAGCTGGGTCATCCTCCACATGACTGGATTTTCTGGGATTAACTGCAGCCTCCTCCTTGGTGCTTGCCTGGGACTTGGACCTCTTGTTTCCAGGGCTTGATTTTGaatgatttcttttcctcttgctggGTGTTACTGTGACCTATAAGGCATGTTGTCATGTTGTCAGGTTCTGCAGAAGGTTTTTAGCTTCCCCGAGAAGTGCAGATAATTTGTAAGCCAGAGATATTAATTATTCACATGCAAGTACCCTCCCACGGTTACAGACTGGGTTCCAGGAATCAGCtagcccagagctgcagggttCCTAGAGGCAGAAGCTAATGAAAACCACACAGCCAGCCTCATTTTCAGCTCCCTTCCCTCGTCTCAGTTATTTGCAATCTACATAAAATGTGGAAAAACAAATCTGGCCCGTGGACCACAGGGGTTCAGTCTGCAGCCATTTCCAAGCAGGCAAACACCAGCAGAGTCTGGCCAGGCATCAGCCCAGTTCTCTAATTAAAACATCCCTTCCTAGAGGAGAGGTGGAGTGAGTAGGACTGCACTCATGGAATGTTTCAGGTCTCCTATGAGAATGGAAGCTCTCTCCTCTCACAGAGCAGCTCAACCTTCGCATTTCTGGGAAAGCTTCAATCTGGCTGTAAAGAAGGAGCCTGAGCTGTTGGATACAGGCTGGAGCCTGAGACTGCCCCTGTGGTTAGCAAAGGGTCATAAATGTGAACTGACAAGAGCTATTGAATTctcaggaaacagaaagaacaTTGCTAATGTAACTGGAAAAATCACCTACCTGAGCCACAtcctctgcagcttccctggggctttctgtgctttcttcctCATTCTCATCcatcttttcctctgtttcagtATCGGAGTTTAACTCCAGACCTAGTGAGTATGCCAGAAACTCTTCTGCAATCATTTTCACCTGAGAAGCAAATACGTGGAtatgttaaaaaagaaagaaaaaaaaagaagacaaaaaagccACAGCATGTCAAGCTCTGATGTGTCATGGCACAAAGAGCTGCTTTGCTGGGTTTTTAATACTGCTCCCTCTATTCTGTGTGAATTTCACAAGTGGTGGAGGAGTCCCCAGCTGACATTACACGACCCAAGAACTTCTCTTTGTCATAGGCATCCAGAGCACACAGCTGTGGAAACAACAGCACAGCAATAAAACAAGACAAAGGAGAGATGGAAGCCTCAACCGTGTGTATgaacatataaataaaacaaatgttaCAAACTAAATGGTGTCTTTCCCCACTGGGAGTAACTACACTTCTGTCattatcttttctcttccatcaAGAGTAAAGGTTGCCATTAAACTAATTTTCAAACAATTAAATATTAAGGATACTGCAGTCTGGTTAATTAGTACAAGTATCATTATTGCTTATGAATTAAAAACCGATGTTTAATGATAACCATTTCAACTTGGTGCTTCTGTAACTGCTTAacaaagcagtgaagaaaaagtGATACCACTTGTCTGCAAGAGCACCCAAATCCATGGAGTGTTTTAATCCAATCCATGCAGAACCAGGAGCAGGGTCCTTGCCTGAAGAGCAGGAGGGTGAGTGGGATGTGACCTACCCGCCAGCGGGTGAACTCGCTGAGTGAGCTGGGTCCATACACCACATTGGTCTGTACTGACTTCAGGAACTTCTTCTTGATGGACTTCACCTGCTCAGCTGTGTATTTCTCAGGGAGTTGGTCACGGAAGAATTTTTCCCAGTGAGCAGTAACCTAGGCAGAAAGACTGAGTTTATtcaacagaaaagcacaaggGAACTTGTGAAAGCATTTGAGAAGTGGCCAACCTTGAGTGCTGCACCCTACGTGATGGCACCactttaatttaattattcaCGTTCAAATGACCACTTCAGCTAACAAGAAAGTCAGTTCCTCTGAACCAGGCTGGAGTGAGTGTGGCTCAGCAGGCATTGTCAGCATGGACCCATTTAGAGATACCTGGGCTCCAAAAGGCTGCTGAACTACAGGCACAACCACGTGGATGCTCACCTGTCAGCACAGTTTCCCATCGGAGTTTCTGGTGGGCAGTAACACATCCATCAGCATTTGGACCCAACAGACATTTTTACATTGAGGCACAGGACTAAGAACTGGGCAGGCAAGTACCAATAACATCAGGGAAAGGCATCAGGGCCCAAACACCACGAAAAGAACAGCACAGGGGGAAGAGTTTGGTGTCTCATTAAACAGCCAACCATGATCAGTTGTCTGGGTaagaggctgagcagccctCAGAGAGACCCCTTGAGATACACGAATATTACACATACAACACTCAGCACAACAAGACATCCCGTTCTTCAGTATTTGATTTCTCCCCCCGCTACACAGAAGGAATTAAGAAGATCAAGTAACTAGAATACAAATGGTAAGAGAAGTAATACACAAAAGCAATCAGCCAACCAAACCTTTTTCATAACTGAACAATAATTTTGCTTAAGATCACAACAATGCCTTGTGGGGACAATCTGTCAGGAGCTAAACTGTGTAGACAGATAAGTGAAAATAGAGTTCTAAACATTCacagctgaagaagaaagaacaaatcCTTGCTCCTGGTGTATGCTGGAAAAAGCAAGATTATCCTGAGCTTGGTTTTGTGCTCCCCATTCCTGGGCCCTGGACAGTAACTTAAATTAGATGGGGAGGTGTTTGCAGCTGTTCTGGCAGCACCAGGCTTCTTCCATTTCTGAATGATGCTCAGAGTGACCTGAAAAACTACAGGATCAGACAACAGACCTGGCTGGCCCTGCTCCTGTCACCTAAACCAAAGGCAAATTGGCTGCACAGAACAGGTAGAGCAGATGCCAGCAGTGaccagagaaagcagcagtaaGACATTTCCTGAGTGGCTCATTCTGCAGGCTGGCCTCAGACCATACCACAGGTATTGCAAACCACTTGAAGCttgtctgcagctctgccactcCACTGAGCACAGGATTTAGTTATTTCTCAGGTGTTTGGAGGTTAAGGAAATATCCCACATCTTACCTTGCTGGTGAGCTTACGGCTGTTGACACGCCTCACATGGTTGGCCAGTTTGGTTATGTCCTTGCCATTGAGCAGACGAAGATTTTGCAAAAGAAACATTACTTTATAGTCATCATTGAGctagaaagagaaaacattggAGTTATAAAAGCTGTACACGTGGTACTTGCTTTACCTTTAGTCCTTGATTAAAATACAGCCTATATGAAAATGATACATTTCGTAAGGAAAAGCCACTTCATAAAATCTCCTCAGGATTTTCAACTTGAATTTCACCTTTCAGCTGTGAATTAATGTTCTCCTGTGAGCTGGGATCTTAAACTGCAGACAGAGCTGCCCAGCCCTCAGGCAGTGCTAGCATCCAACACAAGGTGGGGGCTGTGTAACTGCTCATCTGCTGGGCCTGAGTGCAAGACTGGGAGCTCTGTTCATATCCCTTAACTCTTTACACAGGGGAAGGCCTGTCCTGCCTCCAGTCAAGGAATTCCAGCAGGAATTCCTTGGGTCAGATGCATTTTAAGTCAGACAGTTCACCATACAGCCACACATATACTGCCATTCTGCAACAGCAAATAAGCATGTGGGGATGGTGAGTGGCTGATGCCAGTTTACAGCACAAGTAAAATCAGTTTTGGATGTTTAACTTGTACAGTCAGCAGATCCTCTTGGGAGAAGTCGAAACCTAAACCAGATTAATCACCAAGTTTAAACCCTCATCAGAGGACCGAGGCTGCTCTTCCAGAGCACAAAGGGCAGTAAAACTAAGACAGATATTAGGAAATAAAACTAACAttagatattagggaaaaactctttactgtgagggtcATGATGcattggcacaggttgctcagataagctgtggctgccccatccctgggagtgtttaagaccaggttggatggggttctgagcaacctgctctagtggaaggtgtccctgcccatggcggggggtGGAccaagatgagctttaaggtcccttccaaaccaaaccattctgtgtttctgtaagAAGGACATCTCTACACAATCATTACCATATTTTACACAAGTATGAGCATAAAATACTGTGCCTGATAAGCCATCTAAGATGGGACTTTGGTCTAGAGAATCAGGAGTTCAAGACACAGATTTTAATATCTGAGTGGTTTTGGGCAAGTCACTTCTGCAGACTGAGAAACAGTGGCACAAAGTGGTTAAATGTGGCACGAAGGCTGGCTGCTTTCTCCAATGCCCTTCCACTTGCTGCCCAAGAACAATATATAAGAGCTTTGCACaactgctgtttgtttgcctctCTGTTTAGTGTAAGGAGGGGGGTAACTCACTGTCAAGTACACATTGTTCTCGTAGGTCAGCTCCTCAAGCAGAGGGAACTGTTTCAGAGCAGTTACATCTTCCAGCTTGTTATTGTTGCAGTTCAGGACACGCAGATCAGGCAGGGTTAGGCTGTTGGGGAATTTGTCCAGTAAATTATCAGAGAGATCAAGTTTCTGCAGGTGCCTCAGGCGGGAAAACAAACGTGGGTCTAAGTCTCCAGTCTTCAACTGCAGCTTGGAcaggctgaaaataaaaaaacccccatgaaCTATCTGCAGCTCACTGGAACAACAAATGCTGATTTCACAGGATACAAAGTCCCACCTGGTGGCACCTCAGTCCAGCACAACTCACTGGGTACATCTGACCAAACCTGCTTTTTCTGGCGGCAGCATTCTGGATTGTGAGCACACTGTGGGGAAGGCGATGTGTCTGAGCTGACACCATCAGAGACTCAGGTGTGTCAAAGTACAACTAGCCTGCAATTCAGATAATCTCCTAGGGGTAACtgagctggctgggagcagTGAATTAccagaaaaagttattttatagaaaaaattACTACACCTCTAAGAGGTTTGGTATTTCGTTCCTGTGCAATGTTGATTCAACAAAACAAGCTGTGGCAATTCAAGACACTTACTACCCTGTCCACAGAATGTACTACATTCATTATTTCACAGTTCAGGCCAAGTGCAGAGCATGTTCCCAAATAATTTGGCTGTTTTCAAAGAACTAACTTGAccaaaaaagtgatttttccatttcttttataGCGAGTTTTGCTGCAAAAACTTCCAATGATAAATGTGAATATAAATGAAATCTACTTAAATCCCAAGACTGCCACCAAAACAGAAGAACTCTGTCCTGGAAAGAGGAAGTGGTACAATATTgatgaggggaaaagaaatatccCTGCTCCACAAGAAAGTGAAAAGTACCTTTTATAAGCAGGGTCATTTATATTGGGTTAGATCGTTTAGGTGAGCTCCAAAGGGAGGTTCCAGTCCTGGCAGCCAACATCTCGTGAGGGCACAAGCTTGAGCTCCTTTAACAAACAGAATCTCTGTCTCTAATGattagttaaaaaaatagaCTTCTAGATATTAATGAAGTGTGAATAAATGAGGCAAATAAATCCAGGAAGCAAGATCCTTTCTCCTTCACTTGCCATCTCAGAAGTGTAACCAGCCAGCCAGAGCTGGTAAAGGTTGAGGAGaacccagctggctgcagagctgtggctgtggtgTCATTTTGGGGAGAAACTCAACGGTGTTCCCCAAATAGACTTTCTGAAATACGACCCTTCAACATCACAGTACGAAGCTGCATGGAGAAAGCCACACTCCAAAAATCCACATCTCCCCATCACTGTGTTACCCAGATTACTGCAGCTGATACTCCTCAGAGAAATGTTTAAGTTTCTCtctaaaaataatgattttagCACAAGgcaaactgaaagaaataacTTTAAAGAGTACATGTGAAACCCAAACCCCCTGACAtcagcaacaaaaacaacaaaggcGCCAGCCAGAAATTGGCCAGCTGAGTCACTTGGATTGGCCAGGTCTGGAACAGTGAAATTCCACTGTGTTAAACATTTGGAAAGATACATATTTGCAATGACCTCTGTTCAGGATCTGAGTGACAAAACTGTTTCTATTGGTTTTTAAGTGTTTCAGAGTTTATTCTCTCCCTCTGCAATGTGAGGTACTAGGATAACTGGATTTAGAGGGGATGGAAAGTgatggagggagaggaaaatggaaaggaaataatgtaaaaaatactttaaaaaccCTCTCAAATCTATGCTGGAAGATTCTCTTACTCACATTAAGCAATTGCTAGCAAAGATACAAGGGCTTTGGGGGTAGGGATGATATCTTGGGGTTAGGAAATCAGGATCCAGCCCTGAGCAGTTTCACAAAATAGAAATGGCAAAAAAGGGTAACATCTGCCAATAACCTCTCTAGTGAATGCAGTGCCACCAGTGCTCACTGCTCCTGCACTGGAAACGCCATCTCAGTTCTGTGCTTGGgatctgtttctcttttttcagtaaaaaagagaagaaaaggggaagaaagagagaaaaaggagattgTCCAGCTTGAATTAATCTGGAATTTTCCATGGGCCTGTCTGTACTTACTTCAGGGTCTCGATCTTTCGAAGCCTCGTAGATCTTGGAACTGCCCTTTCCAAAAGAAGTTCTGTAGTAATTTTGGACATTTTTAATCTCCACCCCGCTGCTGGAATCACTAATCAGTCAGCTGTAAGATGTCTTCTGGTTACCTTCCTGGTAAAACAAATGGGAATAAGAGGAAATGCTTTCAACAGctccaaaggcagaaaaaaaaatttatg contains the following coding sequences:
- the LRWD1 gene encoding leucine-rich repeat and WD repeat-containing protein 1 isoform X2; this translates as MFLLQNLRLLNGKDITKLANHVRRVNSRKLTSKVTAHWEKFFRDQLPEKYTAEQVKSIKKKFLKSVQTNVVYGPSSLSEFTRWRVKMIAEEFLAYSLGLELNSDTETEEKMDENEEESTESPREAAEDVAQVTVTPSKRKRNHSKSSPGNKRSKSQASTKEEAAVNPRKSSHVEDDPAPDKPRTSNQPAKEATPEQGAEGTQKNGEQFPKGQSNRRSSQMTGEQKSQEQDNGVVTLTPVKNSKRKEDVSAEPLHFLQCHSKGNSREDFKTQLWSCVFEPVLDSGARKDPIVSSSRTVATCGGESVCLIDCETGTVLKKYKVATEEFFSVAWTTLTMVISDNRKKAHNILAAAGRRGIVKLIHVAADFCYGEIKAHKKPIATVCFSPTQETHLFTASYDKRIALWDIGIPDCDYNFKASQLLVLETASIPLRIALVPTCPEQYLLAGCEDGCFAWNIKLDKGQKSRPFEAIFQFPDDESMTTSHRVDGLAFLNDDVVVSKSSKPGCIYLWSWSRSFDAKEKGCQRTMSAVILAELEWSTTDMSYLTLSTCPAKEYVFCGDEKGSVWMYNLSSYTTAWGSAKGKRSERRISPTQILKWPELRVNGEQPPEILVNNVVADPAFTYLVVLTSVNITAIWKKS
- the LRWD1 gene encoding leucine-rich repeat and WD repeat-containing protein 1 isoform X1 — translated: MSKITTELLLERAVPRSTRLRKIETLNLSKLQLKTGDLDPRLFSRLRHLQKLDLSDNLLDKFPNSLTLPDLRVLNCNNNKLEDVTALKQFPLLEELTYENNVYLTLNDDYKVMFLLQNLRLLNGKDITKLANHVRRVNSRKLTSKVTAHWEKFFRDQLPEKYTAEQVKSIKKKFLKSVQTNVVYGPSSLSEFTRWRVKMIAEEFLAYSLGLELNSDTETEEKMDENEEESTESPREAAEDVAQVTVTPSKRKRNHSKSSPGNKRSKSQASTKEEAAVNPRKSSHVEDDPAPDKPRTSNQPAKEATPEQGAEGTQKNGEQFPKGQSNRRSSQMTGEQKSQEQDNGVVTLTPVKNSKRKEDVSAEPLHFLQCHSKGNSREDFKTQLWSCVFEPVLDSGARKDPIVSSSRTVATCGGESVCLIDCETGTVLKKYKVATEEFFSVAWTTLTMVISDNRKKAHNILAAAGRRGIVKLIHVAADFCYGEIKAHKKPIATVCFSPTQETHLFTASYDKRIALWDIGIPDCDYNFKASQLLVLETASIPLRIALVPTCPEQYLLAGCEDGCFAWNIKLDKGQKSRPFEAIFQFPDDESMTTSHRVDGLAFLNDDVVVSKSSKPGCIYLWSWSRSFDAKEKGCQRTMSAVILAELEWSTTDMSYLTLSTCPAKEYVFCGDEKGSVWMYNLSSYTTAWGSAKGKRSERRISPTQILKWPELRVNGEQPPEILVNNVVADPAFTYLVVLTSVNITAIWKKS